In the Corythoichthys intestinalis isolate RoL2023-P3 chromosome 12, ASM3026506v1, whole genome shotgun sequence genome, one interval contains:
- the LOC130926503 gene encoding gastrula zinc finger protein XlCGF64.1-like: protein MCAKRVKEEYEEELHGTKEETERQYRPLSEEEASNWFDHFAHNVVEEQVQSHLEEFLKQEELQSSQIKNEEEDLFPIKGEEEGFKISQEDENVQDKLALTIEEFNSYNDEADGGSHADNCLAPLSDSDDITSHSSDTDDEHSKVERTCHVDNKRCQCSQCDKSFFNKSELKRHMRKHTGEKPYACSVCGETFTWRSGLVRHSRKHTGEKPYACTVCDEKFAHKEQLGRHTTSHTGGTHFTCLVCGKIFTWKTGLIRHTRSHSGEKPFACSVCGKTFNQKTTLMRHTRTHTGVKPFACSVCDQRFTQKGNLEKHLRQHTLVLPSVNFCLLNLPPDFH, encoded by the exons ATGTGTGCAAAACGTGTGAAAGAAGAGTACGAAGAGGAACTTCATGGGACAAAAGAGGAGACCGAGCGACAATATCGACCGCTGAGTGAAGAAGAAGCTTCAAATTGGTTTGATCATTTCGCACACA acGTCGTTGAAGAACAAGTTCAGTCTCACCTGGAGGAATTTTTGAAGCAAGAGGAGCTACAATCCTCccaaattaaaaatgaagagGAAGACCTCTTTCCTATTAAAGGGGAAGAGGAGGGAttcaaaatcagtcaggaagatgAGAATGTTCAAGACAAGCTTGCACTGACAATTGAAGAATTCAACAGTTACAATGATGAAGCTGATGGAGGATCGCATGCGGACAACTGCTTAGCCCCATTATCAGACAGTGACGACATCACATCCCACTCCTCTGACACTGATGATGAACACTCCAAAGTCGAAAGGACATGTCACGTTGACAACAAACGATGCCAATGTTCCCAGTGTGACAAATCTTTTTTCAACAAGTCCGAGTTGAAACGACACATGAGAAAACACACAGGGGAAAAACCTTATGCCTGCTCAGTTTGCGGTGAGACATTCACTTGGAGATCAGGTTTGGTAAGGCACTCAAGAAAACATACCGGGGAGAAACCGTACGCGTGCACTGTCTGCGATGAAAAATTTGCTCATAAGGAACAATTGGGGAGACACACGACATCACACACTGGAGGGACACATTTTACCTGCTTGGTTTGTGGAAAAATATTCACTTGGAAGACTGGTTTGATAAGGCACACGCGATCACactctggagaaaaaccttttgcctgctcagtttgtgggaaAACTTTTAATCAGAAGACAACTTTGATGAGGcatacaagaacacacactggggtaaaaccttttgcctgctcagtgTGCGatcaaagattcactcagaagggAAATTTAGAAAAACACTTAAGACAACACACTTTGGTTCTCCCTAGTGTCAACTTTTGCTTGCTTAATCTGCCGCCTGATTTTCATTAA
- the LOC130927432 gene encoding CASP8 and FADD-like apoptosis regulator, which yields MDVCRQRALYGLPASDKPSDMHCVIQQISESLGSIERAKVFYLCEILDTDNTAVRVKETLTSKVMSYDADSLFLAELMLHLRRYDILRKVLGSSKDEVERALGSRQVLPRFRVLMAHISEDMTNDDIKSVKFLLSDMLPREKIESAKNFLDVIIELEKLGKISPKRVDFLEECLRIVGRIDLAKKLKMFKMSVNLPTTEEVVHHACQNPVNRYTFTSEPRGVCLIIDCVGNDGEMLEHTFKSLNFDVTLHKWLGLIETVTTLKSVFRGGSDHRGDGHVCCIVSRATDNHLLATDSDCEGLRLQDVRRLFTGAGCSALVGKPKLFFVQSYTVPALQPFVGGNYWDDEQLETDGGGGQLQTDSTPFDADVLWSHCRTGEQQLQEGQHHSVYLKALTGALSGCQRRSRHVIDLHEEVDKVIMEHNSRHPGAEYHIDLKNTLTKNLYL from the exons ATGGATGTTTGCCGTCAAAGAGCCTTATACGGACTTCCTGCATCTGATAAGCCTTCAGATATGCATTGTGTCATACAACAAATATCCGAGTCTCTTGGTAGCATTGAGCGCGCCAAGGTTTTCTACTTGTGCGAAATTTTGGACACGGATAATACAGCTGTCCGTGTGAAGGAGACGCTTACCTCCAAAGTCATGAGCTATGACGCGGACAGTCTGTTCCTGGCTGAGCTCATGCTCCATTTGAGAAGGTATGACATCCTGAGAAAGGTCCTGGGGTCCAGCAAGGATGAAGTGGAGAGGGCTTTGGGATCCAGGCAGGTTTTACCCAGATTCAG AGTACTAATGGCGCATATAAGCGAAGATATGACCAACGACGATATTAAGAGTGTGAAATTTCTGCTAAGTGACATGCTACCGCGTGAGAAAATAGAATCTGCAAAG aACTTCCTGGACGTGATTATAGAGCTAGAGAAGCTGGGTAAAATTTCCCCCAAACGAGTGGACTTTTTGGAGGAATGTTTAAGGATTGTGGGCAGAATTGATCTCGCCAAAAAACTCAAGATGTTCAAGATGTCAG TAAACCTGCCAACAACTGAAGAAGTTGTACACCACGCCTGCCAG AATCCAGTAAATCGATACACCTTTACCAGCGAACCCAGAGGAGTTTGTCTTATTATAGACTGTGTGGGTAACGATGGAG AGATGCTGGAGCACACGTTTAAGTCGCTGAACTTTGACGTGACTCTACATAAATGGCTCGGTCTGATTGAGACCGTTACGACGCTCAAAAGCGTTTTTCGTGGAGGTTCTGACCACAGAGGCGACGGCCACGTCTGCTGCATCGTCAGTCGTGCAACTGACAATCACCTCCTGGCCACAGATTCGGATTGCGAAGGGCTCCGTCTTCAAGATGTTCGGCGACTCTTTACCGGGGCTGGCTGTTCGGCGTTGGTTGGCAAGCCAAAGCTGTTCTTTGTCCAGAGTTACACTGTACCAGCGTTACAACCCTTTGTCGGAGGGAACTACTGGGATGATGAGCAACTGGAAACGGATGGCGGGGGTGGTCAGTTGCAAACTGATAGTACTCCGTTTGATGCAGATGTGCTGTGGAGTCACTGCCGAACTGGAGAACAGCAACTACAGGAAGGTCAACATCACTCCGTGTATCTTAAGGCTTTGACAGGAGCTTTAAGTGGATGCCAAAGAAG GAGCAGACATGTGATTGATCTACACGAGGAGGTGGATAAAGTGATCATGGAGCACAACAGCAGGCATCCTGGAGCAGAATACCACATAGACCTAAAAAACACTTTGACCAAAAATCTGTACTTATAA
- the LOC130926502 gene encoding zinc finger protein 615-like, with protein MKEEEEEPPPMKEEEEEHNITELILTRVHVKSEDEEDRLLAPHSDCEDPKCDTNYENLANPNNKHWNCSQCHETFFSKSSLNRHTRTHTDKTHFSCSVCCKTFTQKKYLATHTRTHVVGKPFSCSVCGKTFTWNAELVRHSRTHTGEKPFFCAVCDKTFSQKGHLKKHTKTHTEKKHLSCSVCGQKFPEKRNLQRHMRTHKVKKLFSLTTREENLKIHNVEDPFSCSICGQVFARKTSLLRHVRTHTGERPFACSVCGKTFLMNSDLNRHKISHTGVKPCSCSICGKSYVWKKDLIRHTRTHTGEKPFECTVCGRRFSMKTDLGQHIRTHSGETSFPCSVCDKRFTISDLIRHKRTHMSETFFSSSACNSSPRLEDITTKKEDGKPESLKVKEEGEEEGVTRLLLTDSLLKSENDDNKGEETQGSSSQHKNPKGDCSQTDNLLAPLSNSEEITSYSSDTDEKYSHTKKKRRQCSQCDNTFSTNATLKRHMRTHTGEKPFACSYCGKRFTGKTNLITHTSKHTGEKPFACSVCDESFTYKQQLGRHMTTHTGEKPFVCSVCGKIFTWKIDFNRHTTIHTGERPFACPVCDKTFTRKSSLIRHTRTHTGERPFVCSLCGQRFTQKAHLVTHASTHNVLPSSVTIYLSNV; from the coding sequence ATgaaagaggaggaagaggagcccCCTCCCAtgaaggaggaagaggaggaacaCAATATCACCGAGCTGATTTTGACGAGAGTCCATGTAAAGAGTGAAGATGAAGAAGACAGACTCTTAGCTCCTCACTCGGATTGTGAAGACCCAAAGTGTGACACTAACTATGAAAACCTGGCAAACCCCAACAACAAACACTGGAACTGTTCTCAGTGCCACGAAACATTTTTCAGTAAGTCAAGTTTAAACAGACACACCAGAACACACACTGACAAGACacatttttcctgctcagtttgttgcAAAACATTCACTCAGAAAAAATACTTAGcaacacacacaagaacccacgttGTAgggaaacctttttcctgctcggtTTGTGGTAAAACCTTCACTTGGAATGCAGAATTAGTACGGCACTCAAGAACACACACAGGAGAGAAACCTTTCTTCTGCGCAGTTTGTGATAAAACCTTCTCACAGAAGGGACACTTGAAAAAACACACCAAAACACACACTGAGAAGAAACATTTGTCATGCTCGGTTTGCGGGCAAAAATTCCCCGAGAAGAGAAACTTGCAAAGACACATGAGAACACACAAAGTGAAGAAACTTTTTTCCCTAACCACTCGGGAAGAAAACTTGAAAATACACAATGTGGAAGATCCTTTTAGCTGCTCAATTTGCGGTCAAGTATTCGCCCGAAAAACAAGTTTATTAAGGCATGTACGAACGCACACTGGAGAAAGACCCTTCGCCTGCTCAGTTTGCGGGAAAACCTTCTTGATGAATTCCGATTTAAATCGACATAAAATATCTCACACCGGAGTGAAACCTTGTTCCTGCTCCATTTGTGGTAAAAGTTACGTTTGGAAAAAAGACTTGATACGGCACACCAGAACCCACACTGGGGAGAAACCTTTCGAGTGCACGGTTTGCGGGAGAAGATTTTCTATGAAAACTGATTTGGGACAGCATATAAgaacacacagtggggagacatcttttccctgctcagtttgcgataaaagattcacGATCTCTGATTTAATAAGGCACAAAAGAACACACATGAGCGAGACATTTTTTAGCAGTTCGGCTTGCAACTCAAGTCCAAGATTggaagatattacaaccaaaaAGGAAGACGGTAAGCCAGAATCCCTTAAAGTTAAAGAGGAAGGAGAAGAGGAGGGTGTCACGAGGCTGCTATTGACTGATTCCCTTTTAAAGAGTGAAAATGATGATAACAAAGGGGAAGAGACTCAAGGCTCCTCAAGTCAACACAAGAATCCCAAAGGCGACTGCTCCCAAACGGACAACCTCTTAGCACCACTCTCAAATAGTGAAGAGATTACATCATACTCCTCGGACACCGACGAGAAATACTCCCACACTAAAAAGAAACGCCGTCAATGCTCTCAATGCGACAATACCTTTTCAACCAACGCCACCTTAAAAAGACACATGAGAACACACACTGGGGAGAAACCTTTCGCTTGTTCATACTGTGGAAAAAGGTTTACCGGGAAGACTAATTTAATAACACACACAAGTAAACACACAGGAGAGAAACCTTTCGCTTGCAGCGTCTGTGACGAAAGTTTCACTTATAAGCAACAGTTGGGAAGACACATGACAACACACACTGGGGAGAAACCTTTTGTCTGTTCTGTGTGTGGGAAAATATTCACATGGAAGATTGATTTTAATAGGCACACCACAATACACACGGGGGAGAGACCTTTTGCTTGCCCAGTTTGCGATAAAACCTTCACGAGGAAGTCGAGTTTAATCCGACACACAAGGACGCACACTGGGGAGAGACCTTTCGTTTGCTCACTTTGTGGTCAGCGTTTCACACAGAAAGCACATTTGGTAACACATGCAAGTACACACAATGTGCTTCCCTCCAGTGTCACCATTTACCTGTCAAATGTGTAA